Proteins encoded together in one Marispirochaeta sp. window:
- a CDS encoding metal ABC transporter permease has translation MSSFIQALADPSMPFIRYALIAGIISSAAFGMVGSFVVVRRISYIAGAVSHAALAGLGGSLYLQVVHDITWFSPLLGATVAALLSAWIIALVNLYAAEREDTIIGAIWAVGMAVGLLFIAKTPGYMDPMSYLFGNILLIGKADLLLIMALNLLVIVLVLLFYPQLQAVCFDEPYARTRKVPTGFFMLLLVTLTAVTVVLMVSTVGIVMVIAMLTLPAATAGLFARRLSGMMLYGGLICAFSNVAGLYSSYSLDVPTGAMTILVSGGLYVAALVVRSIQRRFRLQRGSSEYMYSNSATQE, from the coding sequence ATGAGCTCCTTTATCCAGGCCCTGGCCGACCCTTCCATGCCTTTTATCCGTTATGCCCTTATTGCAGGGATCATCTCTTCCGCGGCCTTCGGCATGGTAGGCTCCTTTGTTGTTGTCCGCAGAATCAGCTATATTGCCGGTGCCGTCAGCCATGCAGCCCTGGCTGGTTTGGGCGGGTCTCTTTACCTGCAGGTGGTCCACGATATTACCTGGTTTTCTCCTCTTCTTGGCGCCACCGTGGCAGCTCTTCTGTCTGCCTGGATCATTGCCCTGGTAAACCTCTATGCTGCCGAACGGGAGGACACCATAATCGGGGCCATATGGGCTGTGGGTATGGCTGTCGGACTGCTCTTTATCGCCAAAACTCCGGGTTATATGGACCCCATGAGTTACCTGTTCGGAAACATTCTGCTGATTGGAAAAGCCGATCTGCTGCTTATTATGGCGCTCAATCTGCTGGTAATAGTGCTGGTGCTGCTGTTTTATCCCCAGCTTCAGGCTGTCTGTTTTGACGAGCCCTACGCGCGCACCAGAAAGGTTCCCACCGGCTTTTTTATGCTCCTTCTGGTTACCCTGACCGCTGTGACTGTGGTGCTGATGGTCTCTACCGTCGGAATTGTGATGGTAATCGCCATGCTCACCCTGCCCGCGGCTACCGCCGGACTCTTCGCCAGGAGACTTTCGGGGATGATGCTTTACGGCGGGCTTATCTGTGCTTTCTCGAATGTAGCGGGGCTGTACAGCAGCTATTCCCTGGATGTGCCCACAGGTGCCATGACTATCCTGGTAAGCGGAGGTTTGTATGTGGCAGCCCTGGTTGTCCGCAGTATCCAGCGCCGGTTTCGTCTGCAGCGGGGATCGTCGGAATACATGTATTCCAATTCGGCAACTCAGGAATAA
- a CDS encoding PTS sugar transporter subunit IIA, whose amino-acid sequence MTLSRHLKPECVAIIDPPADKDQLLKKIAAMSSSTAELSTIGEEEIYRKLKKREEQGSTAFGSGIAVPHCSFEGIESFVLGLLILKGQGTTFDAPDKKPVSLCFFIIGPEKARNEHIQILSGITRLLNTTDAAKKLRQARWPDDAYSILVGSVELGRAAAEQVPASQITVTVQDESAFIDILELFTAEPDCHIAVFEGNSAGRYLHHLPLFSAFWTDEQNTEVKIIQAVLKTSACNNMIRRVNTIRDTSLPDAGVLISVHELSYWCGSLSY is encoded by the coding sequence ATGACCCTAAGCAGACATTTAAAACCGGAATGCGTGGCTATTATCGATCCGCCGGCAGACAAGGATCAACTATTGAAGAAAATCGCCGCCATGAGCAGCAGTACTGCCGAACTCTCCACGATCGGCGAGGAAGAAATTTACCGGAAACTCAAGAAACGGGAAGAACAGGGAAGCACCGCCTTTGGTTCGGGAATCGCGGTTCCCCACTGCAGTTTTGAGGGGATTGAATCCTTTGTCCTGGGGCTCCTGATTCTTAAAGGACAAGGAACCACCTTTGATGCACCCGATAAAAAGCCGGTAAGCCTGTGCTTTTTTATAATCGGTCCTGAAAAAGCACGAAACGAGCACATTCAGATCCTCTCCGGAATCACCCGGCTGCTGAACACCACGGACGCGGCAAAAAAGCTGCGTCAGGCCCGCTGGCCCGACGACGCCTATTCCATTCTTGTAGGCTCCGTAGAACTCGGCAGGGCGGCAGCTGAACAGGTTCCTGCATCCCAGATTACCGTCACCGTGCAGGACGAATCGGCCTTTATCGACATACTGGAACTCTTTACCGCCGAACCTGACTGTCATATCGCCGTCTTTGAGGGCAACAGCGCGGGACGCTACCTCCATCACCTGCCCCTCTTCTCGGCATTCTGGACGGATGAACAGAACACTGAAGTAAAGATTATTCAGGCGGTTCTGAAAACCAGTGCCTGCAATAACATGATCCGCAGGGTCAACACGATTCGGGACACCTCCCTGCCGGACGCGGGAGTATTAATCAGCGTGCACGAGCTTTCATACTGGTGCGGCAGTCTCTCATATTAG
- a CDS encoding U32 family peptidase, translated as MKNSTNFPELLAPAGTLSTALAAYAAGADAVYCGVGRFNAREMGTNFSLEDLSRLSRKAKTMGRRFYLTLNTLVKETEWEPFGQTVEEIAQLDPDAVIVQDIGVARFLRTYYPELELHASTQMGIHNSAGIEEARKMGIRRVILERQISFEELKQIVAASPLDIEVFIHGALCCSLSGRCLFSSWMGGWSGNRGRCKQPCRRRFHGTEDGAPKSGFFFSTQDLYSLDMIDTLQKAGVKSLKIEGRLKQPDYVFKVVQAYRMVLDAPSESRPQVLGEARKVLSSSYGRRWSHGFATEQDMADLVQYDSLGVSGQLVGTVAHAKKGGFGLKVSRRIRLGDRLRIQPDSGDEGPSFTLTALRDGKQSVSTAREGGEIFVPYDREVPPGGRVYRVGSSVKGVSFDGSGLPLYQKVRRFELDVHLSRQGIRVAVDSRLWEVLEEFDEARKHPLDTKKVEEEFRRTRNDRLGVSICRVSVEGKPFIPAAGLKQLRRDFWEWFEAGLSPEVPGKRRFSLPQNKIQDFSPDDLFPVVMKPTNATKIPVPAGALVSLPLKPPKKASCNPEYEYILPSFCAEGDLGFLKELVSAAIAAGCRRFRITSLYQLSLFDETAGRNDLFLAAAYPLPAANSLAAAELQDRGVGRVQAWLELEKPAIEALRDASSLPVEVYRYGRPPLLITRARIPVSGPISDSRGGQFQVSGADDTGLTILYPGQPLEVPPVDGTADCFDYLNAASGESPTTAFNFDRELV; from the coding sequence ATGAAGAATTCCACAAATTTTCCTGAACTGCTTGCCCCGGCAGGTACCTTGAGTACTGCTCTTGCTGCCTATGCTGCCGGGGCTGACGCCGTCTACTGCGGCGTCGGACGTTTCAATGCCCGGGAAATGGGCACTAATTTTTCTCTTGAAGATCTCTCCCGCCTCTCCAGGAAGGCCAAAACCATGGGGAGGCGTTTTTACCTGACCCTGAATACCCTGGTTAAAGAGACCGAGTGGGAGCCCTTTGGACAGACAGTTGAAGAGATCGCGCAACTCGATCCAGACGCTGTTATTGTTCAGGATATCGGCGTTGCCAGGTTTCTGCGGACGTACTACCCCGAGTTGGAGCTCCACGCCTCCACCCAGATGGGAATACATAATTCGGCGGGAATCGAAGAAGCCCGAAAGATGGGGATCCGTCGGGTAATCCTTGAACGTCAGATCAGCTTTGAAGAGCTTAAGCAGATTGTTGCGGCATCTCCCCTGGATATCGAAGTCTTTATTCACGGGGCCCTCTGCTGTTCCCTCTCCGGCCGCTGTCTCTTCTCCTCCTGGATGGGAGGCTGGAGCGGCAACCGGGGGCGCTGCAAGCAACCCTGCCGCCGCCGCTTTCACGGCACAGAGGATGGTGCTCCCAAGAGCGGCTTCTTTTTCTCAACCCAGGACCTCTACAGCCTCGATATGATCGACACCCTCCAGAAGGCCGGGGTAAAGTCTCTGAAAATCGAAGGGCGCCTCAAGCAGCCGGATTATGTGTTCAAGGTTGTTCAGGCATACAGAATGGTACTGGACGCGCCTTCTGAATCCCGCCCTCAGGTGCTGGGCGAAGCCCGTAAGGTGCTTTCTTCTTCCTACGGACGCCGCTGGTCCCACGGCTTTGCTACGGAACAGGATATGGCCGATCTTGTTCAGTACGATTCTCTGGGGGTCTCCGGACAACTGGTTGGGACTGTGGCCCATGCCAAAAAGGGCGGTTTCGGTTTGAAGGTCTCGCGCAGAATCCGTCTTGGCGACCGCCTGCGTATTCAGCCGGACTCCGGTGATGAAGGCCCCTCCTTTACCCTGACGGCCCTGCGGGACGGTAAGCAGTCCGTGAGCACTGCCCGTGAAGGGGGGGAGATCTTTGTGCCCTATGACCGGGAAGTTCCCCCCGGAGGAAGGGTCTACAGGGTCGGCTCCAGTGTTAAAGGAGTCAGCTTCGATGGTTCCGGGCTTCCTCTGTATCAGAAGGTGCGGCGTTTTGAGCTGGATGTCCACCTTTCCCGGCAGGGAATCCGGGTCGCCGTCGACAGCCGCTTGTGGGAGGTCCTTGAGGAGTTCGATGAGGCCCGTAAGCACCCTCTGGATACAAAGAAGGTGGAAGAAGAGTTCCGGCGGACCCGCAACGACAGACTTGGGGTGTCTATCTGCCGGGTCTCGGTGGAAGGCAAGCCCTTTATTCCTGCTGCTGGTCTTAAGCAGCTGCGCCGGGATTTCTGGGAATGGTTTGAGGCGGGACTTTCTCCGGAAGTCCCCGGAAAGAGACGGTTTTCCCTGCCACAGAATAAAATACAGGATTTCAGCCCGGATGATCTGTTTCCAGTAGTGATGAAGCCGACGAACGCGACAAAGATACCTGTGCCGGCGGGCGCTCTTGTCTCTCTGCCTTTGAAGCCCCCGAAAAAGGCGTCTTGTAATCCGGAGTATGAGTACATACTGCCGAGTTTCTGTGCCGAAGGGGACCTCGGGTTCTTAAAAGAGCTGGTGTCCGCGGCAATTGCCGCCGGCTGCCGGCGTTTCCGGATTACCTCCCTGTATCAGCTCTCCCTGTTTGATGAAACGGCCGGGCGGAACGACCTGTTTCTGGCCGCGGCGTATCCCCTGCCGGCGGCCAACTCCCTGGCGGCCGCGGAGCTTCAGGACCGCGGGGTCGGCCGGGTCCAGGCCTGGCTCGAACTGGAAAAGCCGGCCATTGAGGCCCTGCGGGATGCCTCTTCCCTGCCCGTGGAGGTATACCGTTACGGCCGGCCGCCCCTGCTGATTACCCGGGCCCGAATTCCCGTATCCGGTCCCATCAGCGACAGCCGTGGAGGACAGTTCCAGGTAAGCGGTGCCGATGATACGGGGTTGACCATTCTCTATCCGGGACAGCCCCTGGAAGTGCCGCCGGTTGACGGCACCGCTGACTGCTTTGACTACCTGAACGCTGCTTCCGGAGAATCCCCCACAACAGCTTTTAACTTTGACAGGGAGCTGGTTTAG
- a CDS encoding HD domain-containing phosphohydrolase — translation MKAFHRYVHRHLFALSAASLLLFISFGIFLLFDHATRNSSDKLRDNLAVINTLIRSIYDFTRLRDPQSLETMHQAAENAGRTLPDGSFDDEALALLQKLAESPSEEEMRAAISRLGSTARQLSSVNYQNREHNRIVFIGFGLAMMLLVGILLTLAIRFHQEHTRYVERGARLIHSLQRILNYESEIIDFSPRWQEEESLLNQVEAITAAHRSNRELAEHQVYGTLEAFIPRMRKILSHSVPCDRLAVAFLDASGQVIAESAASTLPTVHLEPGFIEELDNTTLGSILTARQTRIINDLPRHYEKVHQSESTKRILDEGIKASITVPIEIHGHVLGFLFVSSGQKDIYTLEHARTIEKVLTLQKHNLFYHYIIQEIVAETTRAFVSLMERKDNETSLHITRMSRYSYILARELAKNDSSVTTMMQREILWFAPLHDIGKIGIPDSVLQKKSSLNSGEREVIEEHVNIGLAVIHSMNSGINRIIDLELLNTAENIIASHHERFDGSGYPKGLSGKEIPVSGRIVALADVFDALTSKRPYKEAFSIERSLEIIEEGVGSHFDPDIYAAFLTALPEIRLVYDRYKEI, via the coding sequence ATGAAAGCATTTCACCGTTACGTGCACCGCCACCTGTTTGCTCTAAGCGCGGCTTCTTTGCTGTTATTCATTTCCTTTGGCATATTTCTCCTTTTTGATCATGCAACCCGGAATTCTTCAGACAAATTACGGGATAATCTGGCGGTTATTAATACCCTTATACGAAGTATCTATGATTTTACCCGGCTGCGGGACCCGCAGTCCCTTGAAACCATGCACCAGGCTGCCGAGAATGCGGGACGTACGCTGCCTGACGGAAGTTTTGACGATGAGGCCCTTGCTCTGCTGCAGAAACTTGCAGAATCACCCAGCGAAGAGGAGATGCGGGCCGCGATTTCACGTCTTGGATCCACGGCCCGGCAACTCAGCTCCGTGAATTATCAGAACCGGGAGCACAACAGGATAGTATTTATTGGTTTCGGACTGGCCATGATGCTCCTTGTCGGGATACTGCTCACCCTGGCAATACGCTTTCATCAGGAACATACCCGTTATGTAGAAAGAGGCGCCAGGCTTATTCATTCACTTCAGAGAATCCTCAATTACGAGTCCGAAATAATTGATTTTTCACCACGCTGGCAGGAGGAAGAGTCCCTCCTGAATCAGGTGGAAGCAATCACCGCAGCCCACCGCTCCAACCGGGAACTTGCAGAGCACCAAGTCTACGGTACACTGGAGGCCTTTATTCCCCGGATGCGGAAGATTCTCTCCCACAGTGTTCCCTGCGACCGCCTGGCTGTCGCCTTTCTGGATGCCTCCGGACAGGTTATTGCCGAGTCCGCCGCCAGTACTCTTCCGACTGTTCATCTTGAGCCGGGCTTTATTGAAGAGCTGGATAATACCACCCTGGGATCGATACTCACGGCGCGGCAGACACGGATCATCAATGACCTTCCCCGCCACTACGAAAAAGTACATCAGTCCGAATCAACAAAGCGTATTCTGGATGAAGGAATAAAAGCCAGTATTACCGTGCCAATCGAGATTCACGGTCATGTCCTCGGCTTTCTGTTTGTATCTTCGGGGCAAAAAGACATCTACACCCTTGAACATGCCAGGACCATAGAGAAGGTACTGACCCTGCAGAAGCACAATCTTTTTTATCATTATATAATCCAGGAGATTGTTGCGGAAACTACCAGGGCTTTTGTGTCCCTGATGGAACGCAAGGACAACGAAACATCTCTTCATATAACCAGGATGTCCCGTTACTCCTACATTCTGGCACGGGAGCTCGCGAAAAACGACAGTTCAGTTACTACTATGATGCAGCGCGAGATCCTCTGGTTCGCCCCCCTCCACGATATAGGAAAAATAGGGATTCCCGATTCAGTTCTGCAGAAAAAAAGCTCCCTGAACAGCGGCGAGAGAGAGGTAATCGAGGAGCATGTAAACATCGGCCTAGCGGTAATTCACAGCATGAACTCCGGTATCAACAGAATCATTGACCTGGAACTGCTTAATACCGCGGAAAATATCATCGCGAGCCATCATGAACGCTTCGACGGAAGCGGCTACCCTAAAGGCCTTTCCGGCAAGGAAATTCCTGTTTCCGGCCGCATTGTCGCCCTGGCAGATGTCTTTGATGCTCTGACCTCCAAACGTCCCTACAAAGAAGCCTTCTCCATTGAAAGGTCCCTCGAGATTATAGAAGAAGGGGTGGGCAGCCATTTTGATCCCGATATCTACGCAGCCTTTCTAACGGCTCTGCCGGAAATTCGCCTTGTGTATGACCGTTACAAGGAGATTTAA
- a CDS encoding cation:proton antiporter has protein sequence MEYPDLPILVTAGLIAFLSLYAGKLANKIKLPSLIGFMIVGVLLSPSLAGLLSEDIQSSLQFITKIALGFVALSIGMELHIKELKRQGPGIMLVILTESFGAFLVVGLAVFLLTKDPALALIFGAIAPASAPAGTVAIIQEYRARGPLTKALYTVVGFDDGLGIIIFGFAFAVAKAIISSRTGLETMTLSAAVLTPFREIGLSILVGLVMVLVFTLLSRTLDSSRDRFILTVATVLFTTGLCEYFHLSEILTNMIVGMAFTNTQPVKTSREIDESLRAIMPLLFLFFFTLAGANLHIAALPSLGVLGLVYILGRAAGLMGGAWLGTSLGRMEDNLRKYLGMGILSQAGVAIGLSLVVKQELSEMGSSGIQLGAMVITTVTATCIFFEIIGPILTKIGLTKAGEISLPQKNKESTS, from the coding sequence ATGGAATATCCCGATCTTCCCATTTTAGTAACAGCCGGTTTAATTGCATTCCTTTCGCTGTATGCCGGAAAACTGGCAAACAAGATAAAGCTTCCCTCTCTTATCGGTTTTATGATTGTAGGAGTATTGCTGAGTCCGTCGTTAGCGGGGCTCCTGAGCGAAGATATTCAAAGCTCTCTGCAGTTCATAACAAAAATCGCCTTGGGATTTGTTGCCCTGTCAATCGGGATGGAGCTCCACATCAAGGAACTGAAACGCCAGGGGCCGGGGATAATGCTGGTCATCCTGACAGAATCCTTCGGGGCTTTTCTTGTGGTCGGCCTGGCAGTCTTTCTGCTTACCAAAGACCCTGCCCTGGCCCTGATATTCGGTGCCATTGCGCCGGCCTCGGCACCGGCGGGAACAGTCGCCATTATCCAGGAGTACCGTGCCCGCGGTCCCCTTACCAAGGCTCTGTACACGGTAGTCGGTTTTGATGACGGCCTGGGTATTATTATATTCGGATTTGCTTTCGCCGTGGCCAAAGCAATAATTTCCTCCCGCACCGGGCTTGAAACCATGACCCTCTCCGCAGCTGTACTGACCCCCTTTCGGGAGATCGGCTTGAGTATTTTGGTCGGACTGGTCATGGTACTGGTTTTTACCCTGCTGTCGCGGACTCTGGATTCTTCCCGGGACCGGTTTATTCTAACGGTAGCGACGGTCCTGTTTACCACCGGCTTGTGCGAGTATTTTCATCTTTCGGAGATCCTTACCAACATGATCGTGGGCATGGCCTTCACCAACACTCAGCCCGTAAAGACAAGCAGGGAAATTGACGAAAGTCTGAGGGCCATAATGCCCCTGCTGTTTCTTTTCTTCTTTACCCTGGCCGGAGCCAATCTGCATATAGCCGCCCTGCCTTCTCTGGGGGTTCTGGGATTGGTCTACATACTGGGTCGTGCTGCAGGTTTAATGGGCGGTGCGTGGCTTGGAACCAGCCTGGGCCGCATGGAGGATAACCTGCGAAAATACCTGGGAATGGGTATCCTCTCCCAGGCAGGGGTAGCCATCGGCCTCTCCCTGGTGGTTAAACAGGAATTGTCGGAGATGGGAAGCTCCGGAATACAGCTGGGCGCCATGGTCATAACCACAGTTACAGCCACATGTATCTTCTTCGAGATTATTGGCCCCATACTCACCAAAATCGGCCTTACAAAAGCCGGAGAGATCTCCCTGCCCCAAAAGAACAAAGAAAGCACCTCATAG